In Lysinibacillus sp. FSL M8-0337, the following proteins share a genomic window:
- a CDS encoding phosphoribosyltransferase family protein, producing the protein MTKLDNKLNIIQDYKIAIEITDNPYNFAITDLFKMATRINKKRQFLFVSTVLGKHLAVQPQVPVLTGALLAMMYYERLTGKESLLVQSVVQAIQNRHNVQETLQQVEEQSLELAEDVLFIGFAETATALGHAVFNVFKSNATYIHTTRELVPELEPFVTFEEEHSHATSHRVYCEQPEKLLQAKQIVLIDDEITTGNTVVNIIETLHRKFPHVQRYSVLSILDWRSSKQQAIFAQLETQWGITIDFVAIMSGHFTCDGTPLLTSNQVAATLPQTADITLLSVDEVVEQKQYHSIAENGVINRAPYMLATGRFTITAEQHVAQKQTLQAIAAQLQALRTGGPALVIGTGEFMYVPMQIATCLGQEVYFQSTTRSPIYCADDPSYTITDKIAFESPENNGVENYLYNLHSHPYSELFLVIERIANQEVVARTVQALKAVSNANIYVICMHDWGTI; encoded by the coding sequence ATGACGAAGCTCGACAACAAGTTGAACATTATTCAGGATTATAAAATTGCAATTGAGATTACCGACAATCCTTATAATTTTGCCATAACAGATTTATTTAAAATGGCGACACGTATTAATAAAAAGAGACAGTTTTTATTTGTTAGTACAGTTCTTGGTAAGCATTTAGCAGTCCAGCCACAAGTACCGGTACTGACAGGGGCTTTACTAGCTATGATGTATTATGAGCGATTGACAGGAAAAGAGTCTTTGTTAGTACAGTCCGTTGTACAGGCTATTCAAAATAGACATAATGTGCAAGAGACTTTACAGCAAGTGGAAGAACAAAGTTTGGAACTAGCAGAAGATGTTTTATTTATTGGCTTTGCTGAAACAGCAACAGCGTTAGGGCATGCAGTATTTAATGTTTTTAAGTCTAATGCTACGTATATTCATACGACGCGTGAACTAGTGCCAGAGCTTGAACCATTTGTTACATTTGAAGAAGAACATTCACATGCCACAAGTCATCGAGTATATTGCGAACAACCAGAAAAATTGCTACAAGCAAAACAGATTGTGCTTATTGATGATGAAATAACGACGGGCAATACCGTAGTAAATATTATCGAAACCTTGCACCGAAAATTCCCTCATGTCCAACGCTATTCGGTATTATCAATTTTAGATTGGCGTTCATCTAAACAACAAGCAATATTTGCTCAGCTAGAAACGCAATGGGGGATAACAATAGATTTTGTAGCTATTATGTCTGGGCACTTTACTTGTGATGGTACACCGCTTTTAACAAGCAACCAAGTAGCAGCTACATTACCGCAAACAGCTGACATAACTTTGCTGTCGGTGGACGAGGTAGTCGAACAAAAACAGTACCATTCTATTGCTGAAAATGGTGTTATCAATAGAGCGCCATACATGTTAGCGACAGGTCGATTCACGATAACAGCCGAGCAGCATGTTGCGCAAAAGCAAACACTGCAAGCCATCGCGGCTCAATTACAAGCACTTCGTACAGGTGGTCCAGCACTTGTCATTGGGACAGGTGAATTTATGTATGTGCCAATGCAAATAGCGACTTGTTTAGGACAGGAAGTATATTTCCAATCAACAACACGTAGTCCTATTTATTGTGCAGATGACCCTTCCTACACAATTACTGATAAAATAGCTTTCGAAAGTCCAGAAAATAATGGTGTCGAAAATTACTTATACAACTTACATAGTCATCCGTATTCGGAACTTTTTTTAGTCATAGAACGTATAGCCAATCAAGAGGTCGTTGCAAGGACAGTGCAAGCATTGAAGGCAGTGAGTAACGCAAATATTTACGTTATTTGTATGCACGACTGGGGGACTATATAA
- the nikC gene encoding nickel transporter permease translates to MTGAIDIKKEAMASQERAAGPWREGWRSFRKSKISLVGAGIVIFFIVLAVFGPSIAPQGINEQDLSKRLLAPSSAHWFGTDDFGRDIFSRIIHGARISLRIGFFAVILSVIVGSLLGILAGYYGKWVDTIISRIFDIMLAFPSILLAIAVVAVLGPSLQNALIAIAIINVPNFGRLIRSKVLSVKEEEYIVAAKAIGMRDSRILFSHILPNSMTPIIVQGTLAIATAIIEAAALGFLGLGAQAPAPEWGKMLADARIYLLKAPWTMIFPGLAIMLTVLGFNLMGDGLRDALDPKMKS, encoded by the coding sequence ATGACTGGTGCGATAGATATAAAAAAAGAAGCAATGGCGAGTCAAGAGCGGGCGGCAGGTCCTTGGAGAGAGGGCTGGCGCAGCTTTAGAAAAAGCAAAATCTCCCTTGTTGGTGCTGGTATTGTCATATTTTTTATTGTTCTTGCTGTCTTTGGCCCTTCCATTGCGCCACAAGGAATCAATGAACAGGACTTATCGAAGCGATTATTGGCACCTTCCAGTGCACATTGGTTTGGAACAGATGACTTTGGACGAGATATTTTCTCCAGAATTATTCATGGTGCCCGTATTTCGTTAAGAATTGGATTTTTTGCTGTAATTCTTTCAGTTATTGTAGGGAGCTTACTTGGAATTCTTGCAGGGTATTATGGCAAATGGGTTGATACGATTATTTCTCGAATTTTTGATATTATGTTGGCGTTTCCTAGTATTCTATTAGCGATTGCTGTAGTGGCTGTACTTGGACCATCATTACAAAATGCATTAATTGCCATTGCGATTATTAATGTACCAAACTTTGGGCGCTTAATTCGCTCAAAAGTATTGAGTGTAAAAGAAGAGGAATATATCGTAGCTGCCAAAGCGATAGGGATGCGTGATTCACGTATTTTATTCTCACATATTTTACCCAATTCGATGACACCGATTATTGTGCAGGGGACGCTTGCAATTGCGACAGCAATTATTGAAGCGGCTGCTCTAGGTTTCCTTGGATTAGGGGCACAGGCACCCGCACCTGAATGGGGAAAAATGCTAGCCGATGCGCGTATCTACTTACTTAAAGCACCATGGACGATGATTTTCCCAGGGTTAGCTATAATGCTGACGGTATTAGGGTTTAATTTAATGGGAGATGGTCTGCGGGATGCGCTCGATCCGAAAATGAAAAGCTAA
- a CDS encoding TerD family protein produces MGIQLSKGQRIDLMKQDPGLNNVGIGLGWDVKQFDGGNDFDLDASVFLLDASGKCRNEQDFIFYNNLTSPDKSVQHMGDNRTGVGDGDDEKILVNLKQVSPQIEKIVVTVTIYDAEGRRQNFGQVLNAYVRLTNEESGSEVLRYDLGEDFSIETAVVFCELYRHNGEWKFAAVGSGYQGGLAALINAYGLQ; encoded by the coding sequence ATGGGTATTCAGTTAAGTAAAGGACAACGCATTGATTTAATGAAGCAAGACCCAGGCTTAAATAATGTAGGTATTGGTTTAGGTTGGGATGTTAAACAATTCGATGGAGGAAATGACTTTGACTTAGATGCATCTGTATTTTTGTTAGATGCATCGGGAAAATGCCGTAATGAACAAGACTTTATTTTCTATAATAATTTAACAAGTCCAGACAAATCTGTTCAGCATATGGGTGATAACCGTACTGGTGTAGGTGATGGAGACGATGAAAAAATTCTTGTTAATTTAAAACAAGTGTCTCCTCAAATCGAAAAAATTGTTGTAACCGTGACAATTTATGATGCGGAAGGTCGCCGTCAAAACTTTGGACAAGTACTAAACGCTTATGTTCGATTAACGAACGAAGAATCCGGTTCAGAAGTACTTCGTTATGATTTAGGTGAAGATTTCAGCATAGAGACAGCGGTCGTATTTTGTGAGCTTTACCGACATAATGGCGAGTGGAAATTTGCTGCTGTTGGCTCTGGCTATCAAGGTGGTTTAGCTGCATTAATTAATGCTTATGGACTGCAATAA
- a CDS encoding TerD family protein, translating to MGINLQKGQRVDLTKGNAGLNKIKVGLGWDPVGQTKSGGLLGGLFSSGRSGGRDVDCDSSVLMLQDDRIVAGDDVVYFGKLSSKCGSVKHSGDNLTGDGAGDDEVITVELGAVPAQYNKLVFVVNIYDAAGRNQHFGMIQNAYIRVYDDKTGNELIRYNLSDDYSNLTTLVCGEIYRHGNEWKFAAIGNGTNDVKLGDVVRRYQ from the coding sequence ATGGGGATTAATTTACAAAAGGGACAGCGTGTAGATTTAACAAAAGGCAATGCTGGTTTAAATAAAATTAAAGTAGGCTTAGGATGGGATCCGGTAGGCCAAACAAAAAGTGGTGGCTTATTAGGAGGGTTATTTTCTAGTGGTAGATCAGGAGGCAGAGATGTTGACTGTGATTCTTCAGTTTTAATGTTGCAAGATGATCGTATAGTGGCAGGAGATGACGTCGTTTACTTCGGGAAATTATCAAGTAAATGCGGATCAGTTAAGCATTCTGGCGATAATTTAACAGGTGATGGTGCAGGTGATGATGAGGTCATTACAGTGGAGTTAGGAGCTGTGCCTGCACAATACAATAAATTAGTATTTGTTGTAAACATCTATGATGCAGCTGGTCGTAATCAACATTTCGGTATGATTCAAAATGCGTATATTCGCGTATACGATGACAAGACAGGTAATGAATTAATTCGCTATAATTTAAGTGATGATTATTCGAATTTAACAACACTAGTATGTGGTGAAATTTATCGTCACGGCAACGAGTGGAAATTTGCCGCTATTGGTAACGGTACAAATGATGTAAAACTTGGTGATGTAGTTCGAAGATATCAATAA
- a CDS encoding ABC transporter ATP-binding protein: MRKKLLEVKGLQTTFFTDDGQIPAVDDIDFSVHEGEILGIVGESGSGKSVTSLSIMGLIPSPPGKITGGQVLLDGKNLAKLTDKQMQKVRGKDVAMIFQEPMTSLNPLFTIGEQLKEAILIHNPKWSKKKAFARAVEIMKLVGLPRAEELLKDYPHQLSGGMRQRVMIAMALVCDPKVLIADEPTTALDVTIQAQILQLMKDLNKRMNTAVLLITHDLGVVAETCERVIVMYAGQIVEEAPIQEMFKNPKHPYTQGLIKSVPDMRYKKDSLYSIPGSVPRPGTIKDGCRFAARCEFAMERCLQQTPPLFEATEQHRARCFLMEEQEVNQYVESAVES, from the coding sequence ATGCGAAAAAAGCTGTTAGAAGTAAAAGGTTTACAAACAACGTTTTTCACAGATGATGGACAGATTCCTGCCGTTGACGATATTGATTTTTCAGTCCATGAAGGGGAAATTTTAGGGATTGTTGGGGAATCGGGTAGTGGGAAAAGTGTGACATCTTTATCCATTATGGGATTGATTCCTTCACCACCTGGAAAAATTACAGGTGGACAAGTACTGTTAGATGGCAAAAATTTAGCGAAATTAACGGATAAGCAAATGCAAAAAGTGCGTGGTAAGGATGTAGCGATGATTTTTCAAGAGCCAATGACTTCCTTAAATCCTCTATTTACAATTGGCGAGCAATTAAAAGAAGCTATTTTAATCCATAATCCCAAGTGGTCGAAAAAGAAGGCTTTTGCGCGGGCGGTAGAAATTATGAAACTAGTTGGATTACCACGTGCAGAGGAACTACTAAAGGATTATCCTCATCAACTATCAGGTGGGATGCGCCAACGAGTGATGATTGCTATGGCATTGGTCTGTGACCCGAAGGTACTGATTGCCGATGAGCCGACGACTGCCCTTGATGTGACGATTCAGGCACAAATTTTGCAACTGATGAAAGATTTGAACAAGCGTATGAATACGGCTGTCTTATTAATTACGCACGATTTAGGGGTCGTAGCAGAAACTTGCGAACGCGTTATTGTTATGTACGCAGGGCAAATTGTTGAAGAAGCACCTATTCAAGAAATGTTTAAAAATCCTAAGCATCCTTATACACAAGGACTCATTAAATCTGTACCAGATATGCGTTACAAAAAAGATAGCCTGTACTCAATACCTGGCAGTGTACCTAGGCCAGGCACGATAAAAGATGGCTGTCGTTTTGCAGCACGCTGTGAATTTGCAATGGAACGTTGCCTACAACAAACACCACCTTTATTTGAAGCGACAGAGCAACATAGAGCAAGGTGCTTTTTAATGGAAGAACAGGAGGTGAACCAATATGTCGAAAGTGCTGTTGAAAGTTGA
- a CDS encoding ABC transporter substrate-binding protein produces MKKKKLWSLSVMLILVLSTILAACNSGSDGKDTGSKDTSTGGDSASSGEKTLVYGRGGDSTALDPATVTEGESFKVTVNIYETLINFGEQDVTLKPGLAKSWEASDDGLTYTFQLEEGVKFHDGSDFNAEAVAKNFERWKAGADKFPYFMSQFTMGGEQIIESITPEGDYTVVFKLKQPQAPFLKNLAMSPFAIASPKAFEANDDALIDKPVGTGPFKFVNWTRNDSITIEKNPDYRIAGLPKLDKVIFRSIPDNSARLNALNNGEVDVVDGLSPSDKGSIETNGDLQLIERPSMNVGYLGLTVTRPPFDNVKVRQAVNYAIDKQALVDAFYEGLAEPAKNPMPPVIAGYNDDITGYAYDPEKAKALLKEAGYDGKEIELWAMPVPRPYMPDGQKIAEAIQKNLADVGIPSKIVSFEWATYLEKAQNGEADAFLLGWTGDNGDADNFIYTLLDADNIGSNNYTFYDNPELHKLLVAAQTEVNEDKRNELYKQAQVIISEDAPWVPLAHSIPILAASTKVTNYFAHPTGSDRLEAVDMN; encoded by the coding sequence ATGAAGAAAAAGAAGCTTTGGTCTTTAAGCGTAATGCTAATCCTTGTTCTCTCGACAATCTTAGCTGCGTGTAATTCTGGCTCTGATGGCAAGGATACAGGTTCGAAAGATACGTCAACTGGCGGCGATTCAGCTAGCAGCGGTGAAAAAACATTAGTATATGGTCGTGGTGGTGACTCCACTGCTCTTGACCCTGCAACAGTAACAGAAGGTGAATCTTTTAAAGTAACAGTGAATATCTATGAAACACTTATTAATTTCGGAGAACAAGATGTTACTTTAAAGCCTGGTTTAGCAAAATCATGGGAAGCTTCAGATGATGGCTTAACTTACACATTCCAGCTTGAAGAAGGTGTAAAGTTCCACGACGGTTCAGATTTTAATGCAGAAGCGGTTGCAAAAAACTTTGAGCGCTGGAAAGCTGGTGCAGATAAGTTCCCGTACTTTATGTCTCAATTTACGATGGGCGGGGAGCAAATCATTGAATCTATTACACCAGAAGGCGATTATACAGTTGTCTTTAAGTTGAAACAACCACAAGCACCATTCTTGAAAAACCTTGCGATGTCGCCATTTGCTATTGCTTCTCCAAAAGCATTTGAAGCAAATGACGATGCACTAATTGATAAACCAGTTGGAACAGGTCCATTCAAATTTGTAAATTGGACACGTAATGATTCTATTACAATTGAAAAAAATCCTGATTATCGTATTGCAGGGTTACCAAAATTAGATAAAGTAATTTTCCGTTCGATCCCTGATAACTCAGCACGCTTAAATGCGCTAAATAATGGTGAGGTAGATGTAGTAGATGGCTTAAGCCCATCAGATAAAGGGTCGATTGAAACAAATGGCGATTTACAATTAATCGAGCGTCCATCTATGAACGTAGGCTATCTTGGATTAACAGTAACACGTCCACCTTTCGATAACGTTAAAGTTCGTCAAGCTGTAAACTATGCTATTGATAAGCAAGCGTTAGTAGATGCGTTCTATGAAGGTCTAGCTGAGCCTGCGAAAAATCCAATGCCACCAGTTATTGCTGGCTATAATGATGATATTACAGGCTATGCTTATGACCCTGAAAAAGCAAAAGCATTGCTAAAAGAAGCAGGTTATGATGGCAAAGAAATTGAGCTATGGGCAATGCCAGTACCACGTCCGTATATGCCAGATGGTCAAAAAATTGCAGAAGCGATTCAAAAGAATTTAGCTGATGTCGGAATTCCATCTAAAATCGTCTCATTCGAATGGGCTACGTATTTAGAAAAAGCTCAAAATGGTGAAGCGGATGCGTTCTTACTTGGTTGGACAGGTGATAACGGCGATGCTGATAACTTTATTTACACATTATTAGACGCTGATAATATCGGTTCAAACAACTACACATTCTACGACAACCCTGAGTTACACAAATTATTAGTTGCTGCGCAAACAGAAGTGAATGAAGACAAACGTAATGAGCTTTACAAACAAGCGCAGGTAATTATTTCTGAAGATGCGCCTTGGGTTCCACTAGCACACTCTATTCCTATCTTAGCTGCAAGTACAAAAGTGACAAATTACTTTGCACATCCAACTGGTTCTGATCGTTTAGAAGCAGTAGATATGAATTAA
- a CDS encoding TerD family protein, which translates to MGISLQKGQKVDLTKTNPGLSNVIVGLGWDTNKYDGGHDFDLDSSIFLLADTGKVADQNDFVFYNNTIGGNGSVEHSGDNLTGVGEGDDEIVKVSLKEVPAHVQRLAFTVTIHDAEARSQNFGMVSNAFIRIINAATNEEIVRYDLGEDFSIETAVVVGELYRHNGEWKFNAVGAGYQGGLAALCNDYGLSVN; encoded by the coding sequence ATGGGTATTTCATTACAAAAAGGTCAAAAAGTTGATTTAACAAAAACAAATCCAGGATTATCAAATGTTATTGTAGGTTTAGGCTGGGATACGAATAAGTACGATGGCGGACATGATTTCGATTTAGACTCTTCTATTTTTTTACTTGCTGATACAGGGAAAGTAGCAGACCAAAATGATTTTGTCTTCTACAACAATACTATCGGTGGTAATGGTTCTGTTGAACACTCTGGCGATAACTTAACAGGGGTTGGTGAAGGGGATGACGAAATCGTTAAAGTTTCGTTAAAAGAAGTACCTGCCCATGTGCAACGTCTAGCATTCACCGTTACAATCCATGATGCAGAAGCACGTAGCCAAAACTTTGGTATGGTATCGAACGCATTTATCCGCATTATTAATGCTGCGACGAATGAAGAAATCGTGCGCTATGATTTAGGTGAAGACTTTAGTATTGAAACTGCTGTTGTTGTCGGAGAACTATACCGTCACAATGGTGAATGGAAATTCAACGCAGTTGGTGCTGGATACCAAGGTGGTTTAGCGGCACTTTGTAATGATTATGGTTTAAGCGTAAACTAA
- a CDS encoding HpcH/HpaI aldolase/citrate lyase family protein has translation MQYFATEAETIFYQQPHKFTKLDSPNILSYALGATLYMPASMPNIIDMIQSQKYQELKSLVIDLEDAVGDAELTSCEEKIIEDINTLYTLYLQKNILLEDLPLLFIRVRSVEQFKLLTSKLGKRQEVITGYVFPKFTAVQGRAYFEILEQTIAQHQLTLYGMPILESQDILYKESRMTALFAIKDVLRQYRKRVLNVRIGATDFCGIYGIRRRVDATIYDIAVIRDCIADIINVLGREEDDFVISGPVWEYFSNERVLKPTLRATPFSEQGALFARKALLDDYLDGLMKEVLLDQQNGILGKTIIHPSHIRIVHALYVVSYEEYLDAISIVENNNGQKGVLKSHYANKMNEMKPHMRWAQQILRQAHIYGVYNESANFASLLLNTTVGGTTDDEARQQVEHYSGL, from the coding sequence ATGCAATATTTTGCAACAGAAGCGGAGACGATTTTTTATCAACAACCACACAAATTTACGAAATTAGATTCACCTAATATTTTGTCCTATGCATTAGGTGCAACATTATATATGCCTGCGTCTATGCCTAACATTATTGACATGATACAATCGCAAAAATATCAAGAGTTAAAGTCACTTGTTATCGATTTAGAAGATGCCGTTGGGGATGCAGAGTTAACAAGCTGTGAAGAAAAAATTATAGAAGATATAAATACGCTTTATACTTTATATCTTCAAAAGAATATTTTACTTGAAGATTTACCGCTTCTTTTTATTCGTGTGCGTAGTGTTGAGCAATTTAAGCTTTTAACCTCTAAATTAGGAAAGCGTCAAGAAGTGATTACAGGATACGTGTTTCCTAAATTTACAGCAGTACAAGGGAGAGCTTATTTTGAAATACTAGAGCAAACAATCGCACAGCATCAACTAACGTTATATGGGATGCCGATTTTGGAAAGTCAGGACATCTTATATAAGGAGTCGCGCATGACAGCATTATTTGCAATTAAAGACGTACTTCGTCAATACAGAAAACGTGTACTAAATGTCCGTATTGGTGCGACCGATTTTTGTGGAATTTACGGAATTCGGCGCAGAGTAGACGCAACCATTTACGATATTGCGGTAATTCGAGATTGCATTGCGGATATCATCAATGTACTTGGACGTGAAGAAGATGACTTTGTTATTTCCGGTCCAGTTTGGGAATATTTCAGCAATGAGCGTGTATTAAAGCCAACGCTAAGAGCCACTCCGTTCAGTGAACAAGGAGCGTTGTTTGCCCGTAAGGCACTACTCGATGATTATTTAGATGGCCTAATGAAGGAAGTACTATTAGATCAACAAAATGGTATTTTGGGTAAAACGATTATTCATCCTAGCCATATTCGAATTGTTCATGCTTTATATGTTGTTTCGTATGAGGAATATTTAGATGCCATCAGTATTGTTGAAAATAATAATGGGCAAAAGGGTGTTTTAAAAAGCCATTATGCCAATAAAATGAATGAAATGAAACCACATATGAGATGGGCGCAGCAAATTTTACGCCAAGCACATATTTACGGTGTATACAATGAATCTGCAAATTTTGCCTCTCTTTTATTGAACACAACAGTAGGGGGAACGACGGATGACGAAGCTCGACAACAAGTTGAACATTATTCAGGATTATAA
- a CDS encoding dipeptide ABC transporter ATP-binding protein, producing MSKVLLKVEGLKKYFPIRKGFFNTQVGDVKAVDNVSFEVFEGETLGIVGESGCGKSTTGRLLMRLLEPTAGNIEFGGKMLSSLSNSEMRKARRDIQMIFQDPYASLNPRHSIGKILEEPLIVHGMGNSKERRQKVIELLKIVGLNEYHVKRYPHQFSGGQRQRIGIARALMTNPRLIIADEPVSALDVSIQAQVLNLMQSLQKELKLTYIFISHDLGVVRHISNRVGVMYLGKLVELTASENLYAEPLHPYTQALLSSVPVPDPTFEREQLIIAGDIPSASNPPSGCAFHTRCPFKKAQCSSVVPNMQEVKPGHYVACHLYDAIQH from the coding sequence ATGTCGAAAGTGCTGTTGAAAGTTGAAGGGTTAAAAAAATATTTTCCAATCCGCAAAGGATTCTTTAATACGCAAGTTGGGGATGTAAAAGCGGTGGACAATGTATCCTTTGAAGTATTTGAAGGGGAAACATTAGGGATTGTGGGCGAATCAGGATGTGGTAAGTCAACGACAGGTCGCCTGTTAATGCGCTTGCTTGAACCGACTGCTGGAAACATTGAATTTGGTGGCAAAATGCTTTCTTCCTTATCGAATAGTGAAATGCGGAAAGCACGAAGAGATATCCAAATGATTTTTCAAGACCCATATGCTTCACTTAACCCACGTCATTCGATTGGCAAGATTTTAGAGGAGCCACTTATTGTGCATGGAATGGGCAATTCCAAAGAACGCAGGCAGAAAGTAATCGAGCTGCTTAAAATTGTTGGCTTAAATGAATATCATGTAAAACGCTATCCCCATCAATTTAGTGGAGGACAGAGACAACGCATTGGCATTGCGCGAGCGCTGATGACCAACCCTCGTTTAATTATTGCGGACGAGCCTGTTTCAGCGTTAGATGTATCGATTCAGGCTCAAGTTTTAAACCTAATGCAATCTTTGCAAAAGGAACTAAAGCTTACCTATATTTTTATCTCACATGACTTAGGTGTTGTGCGCCATATTAGTAATCGTGTGGGGGTTATGTACTTAGGTAAATTAGTAGAACTGACCGCAAGTGAAAATTTATATGCAGAGCCGCTCCACCCATATACGCAGGCATTATTATCTTCTGTTCCTGTGCCTGACCCAACTTTTGAACGTGAGCAGCTTATTATAGCTGGAGATATTCCGAGTGCATCCAATCCGCCAAGTGGTTGTGCATTCCATACAAGATGTCCGTTTAAGAAAGCACAATGCTCAAGCGTTGTACCGAACATGCAAGAAGTGAAACCGGGTCATTATGTTGCTTGTCATCTTTATGATGCCATTCAACATTGA
- a CDS encoding ABC transporter permease encodes MLHYMGRRLFQLIPVLLGMTFIVFMLIRLIPGNPAQVILGQQATKEAVEALNASLGLDKPWYTQYFGYLGGIFQGDLGVSLRTKLPVSQEIFPYLAATAELAIFAMIIAVIIGVNAGIISAWFQNSWFDYIAMVVALIGVSVPVFWLGLMEQWAFSIQLGWLPTSGRNDVRDPITAITHFYLLDTLIQGRFDQFTEVVKRLILPGVALATIPMAIIARITRSSMLEVMRSDYVRTARAKGQKMFIVVYKHALKNAVIPVLTVIGLQTGLLLGGAILTETIFSWPGIGRYIYDAIGFRDYPVIQSGILVVAFIFIMINLIVDLLYTVIDPRIKYK; translated from the coding sequence ATGCTTCACTATATGGGAAGACGTTTATTTCAATTAATCCCAGTTTTGCTTGGAATGACTTTTATCGTCTTTATGCTCATTCGTCTAATTCCTGGTAATCCTGCACAAGTTATTTTAGGGCAGCAGGCGACGAAAGAGGCGGTTGAGGCATTAAACGCAAGTTTAGGATTAGATAAGCCTTGGTACACACAATATTTTGGCTATTTGGGTGGTATTTTTCAGGGCGATTTAGGCGTGTCATTACGTACAAAGTTACCTGTGTCACAAGAGATTTTTCCTTATTTAGCGGCAACAGCGGAATTAGCGATATTTGCAATGATTATAGCAGTCATTATTGGTGTCAATGCAGGTATTATTTCAGCTTGGTTCCAAAATTCATGGTTTGATTATATTGCTATGGTTGTTGCGTTAATTGGTGTATCTGTTCCGGTATTTTGGTTAGGTTTGATGGAACAATGGGCATTTAGCATTCAGCTTGGTTGGTTGCCTACATCTGGACGTAATGATGTACGAGACCCGATAACCGCGATTACGCATTTTTATTTGCTAGATACATTGATACAAGGCAGATTTGACCAATTTACAGAAGTGGTAAAGCGGTTAATCTTACCAGGGGTGGCGCTTGCCACGATTCCTATGGCGATTATTGCAAGGATTACCCGTTCGTCTATGCTTGAGGTCATGCGCTCTGATTATGTTCGAACAGCTAGAGCAAAAGGACAAAAAATGTTTATTGTCGTTTATAAACATGCATTAAAAAATGCTGTTATTCCAGTGTTAACAGTTATTGGTTTACAAACAGGGCTGCTACTTGGTGGCGCCATTTTAACAGAAACAATTTTCAGTTGGCCTGGCATTGGTCGTTATATTTATGATGCAATCGGGTTCCGAGACTATCCAGTTATCCAATCAGGTATTTTAGTAGTTGCTTTTATTTTCATTATGATTAATTTAATTGTTGATCTGCTTTACACTGTGATAGATCCACGCATTAAATACAAATAG